From Solibacillus isronensis, the proteins below share one genomic window:
- a CDS encoding DMT family transporter, translating into MEISMKKGMLLGFIGIVCFSFTLPATSIAVPYFGETIVGLGRTVIAAIIVGTVFTVKKQSLPSKAQFKSLLIVAVGAVLAFPLFTTYAMKSLPVSHGAIELALLPLATAGFAMWRGGERPSKRYWIASVTGAITVIMYAVFLGLGQLHKGDFALIAAVILLGFSYAEGGKLSKELGSWQVIAWAILIGAPFFIIPVGLGISDSMLQAPIEAWISLFYLGIVSQFLAYVAWYGGMSLGGIARVGQIQYLQPFLMIGFSVLFLGESVTWITIILAMVVVLCVIVGKNADSRQSLKQK; encoded by the coding sequence ATGGAGATCAGCATGAAAAAAGGGATGCTATTAGGCTTTATTGGAATCGTTTGTTTCAGTTTTACATTACCGGCTACAAGCATTGCTGTCCCTTATTTTGGTGAGACAATTGTCGGATTAGGCAGGACAGTTATTGCAGCAATTATTGTCGGAACAGTATTTACTGTAAAAAAACAGTCTTTACCGAGTAAAGCCCAATTTAAAAGTTTACTTATTGTCGCTGTGGGAGCTGTACTGGCTTTTCCGTTATTTACAACTTATGCGATGAAGTCATTACCAGTTTCACATGGTGCTATTGAATTGGCTTTACTTCCGCTTGCGACAGCTGGATTTGCGATGTGGCGAGGTGGTGAGAGACCTTCGAAACGCTATTGGATTGCGAGTGTAACCGGGGCAATAACAGTTATTATGTACGCTGTTTTTTTAGGATTAGGACAGTTGCATAAAGGGGATTTTGCGCTGATTGCAGCGGTCATATTACTTGGATTTAGTTATGCGGAAGGCGGCAAACTTTCTAAGGAACTTGGCAGCTGGCAAGTAATTGCTTGGGCCATTTTAATTGGAGCCCCCTTTTTTATTATTCCTGTAGGCCTCGGCATATCTGACAGTATGCTGCAAGCACCTATCGAAGCTTGGATCAGTTTGTTCTATTTAGGGATAGTCAGTCAGTTTTTAGCTTATGTAGCATGGTACGGTGGTATGTCTTTAGGCGGCATTGCGAGAGTAGGACAGATTCAATACTTGCAGCCTTTTTTAATGATCGGCTTTTCTGTATTATTTTTAGGAGAATCGGTCACTTGGATCACAATTATTTTAGCTATGGTCGTTGTGCTTTGCGTTATAGTAGGAAAAAATGCTGACAGCAGACAAAGCTTGAAACAGAAATAG
- a CDS encoding PLP-dependent aminotransferase family protein, with protein MTTKYIGILVWVKQQIMDENLKTGSKLPSIRRLAEQFQCSKNTVVKALLELEKQHIIYAKPKSGYYVVDDRQTFDNQESDIDFLSAGPDKRIMPYEDFQHCINQAIDHYKEQLFTYSDQQGLFSLRKELAKYLQHLQVFAKPDRLVITSGSQQALHILSAMPFPNGKKNVLIEQPTYFGMIDALQVNGITTFGIEVTMEGIDFEKLEKLFRSADIKFFYIIPRCHNPLGHHYTNAEKKKIVALAEKYDVYIVEDDFLAELDTDLKSDPLFAYEPNERVIYVKSFSKVFLPGLRIATAVLPEKMIPSFVHSKFSADFNTSPLSQGALEIYLKNGMFQYHLEKVKNLYSTKMNLLLEACSLYLPSYVQFTKPKSGFYLTIFLPSVIDVDKLIYMLNEKHVYVDNASRMFLSENRQKAIRLSISQVNENKIHLGIQQLAALIIDLYEKRNYNALSFKAYL; from the coding sequence ATGACAACTAAATATATTGGCATTTTGGTATGGGTTAAACAACAAATTATGGATGAGAACTTAAAGACAGGAAGTAAGTTACCGTCAATCAGACGGCTCGCTGAACAATTTCAATGCAGTAAAAATACGGTTGTGAAAGCATTACTTGAATTGGAAAAACAGCATATTATTTATGCGAAGCCTAAAAGCGGCTATTATGTAGTGGATGATCGTCAAACATTTGACAATCAGGAAAGTGATATTGATTTCTTATCGGCCGGTCCGGATAAAAGGATTATGCCGTATGAAGATTTCCAGCATTGCATTAACCAGGCAATCGATCATTATAAAGAACAATTATTTACTTATAGTGATCAACAGGGCCTTTTTTCTTTACGTAAGGAGCTTGCGAAGTATTTGCAACATTTACAAGTATTTGCGAAACCCGATCGACTGGTCATTACGTCCGGATCACAGCAGGCACTTCATATTCTTTCAGCCATGCCGTTTCCAAACGGAAAAAAGAATGTATTAATTGAGCAGCCTACATATTTTGGGATGATCGATGCCTTACAGGTAAACGGGATTACAACATTCGGAATAGAAGTGACGATGGAAGGAATCGATTTTGAAAAACTGGAGAAGTTATTTCGCTCCGCTGACATTAAATTTTTTTACATCATTCCAAGATGCCACAATCCATTAGGTCATCATTACACGAATGCGGAAAAGAAAAAAATCGTAGCTCTTGCAGAAAAATACGACGTATATATTGTAGAAGATGATTTCTTGGCAGAACTTGATACAGATTTAAAGTCCGATCCTTTGTTTGCATATGAACCTAATGAAAGAGTCATTTATGTTAAGAGCTTTTCCAAAGTATTTTTGCCTGGACTGCGAATCGCAACAGCAGTTCTACCTGAAAAAATGATTCCCTCCTTTGTGCACAGTAAATTCAGTGCAGATTTCAATACATCGCCTCTTTCACAGGGGGCTTTGGAAATCTATTTAAAAAACGGGATGTTTCAATACCATTTAGAAAAAGTGAAAAATTTATATTCAACTAAAATGAATCTATTATTAGAGGCTTGTTCTTTGTATTTACCTTCCTATGTACAATTTACAAAGCCCAAAAGCGGTTTTTACCTCACCATCTTCTTGCCTTCCGTTATTGATGTCGATAAATTGATCTACATGCTTAATGAAAAACATGTTTATGTAGATAATGCTTCAAGGATGTTCTTAAGCGAAAACAGACAGAAAGCAATTCGTCTAAGTATTTCACAAGTAAACGAAAACAAAATCCATCTCGGTATTCAGCAATTAGCCGCTCTTATAATTGATCTATATGAAAAACGGAATTATAATGCGCTCTCGTTTAAAGCGTATCTTTAA